The region CAGTGCAGGGCGGCAGCCTTCACCCAACTGTCGCCGGGCAGGTTGACGTACGGGAAATAGAGGGCGACGTCGCTCATAGCGGCCACGATGCCCTGTTGACGCTACCGCCGGAAAGTGGCCTGCGGTGGGTGGGGTGGGTCGAGCCCGCCGGCCCCGAACTGGCCAGCGTCGGTGAACAGCTCGACGGCCACCACTGCAATTGCTTCTGGTCCGGAGGCAACCGGCAGGGCTCTACCTGCGAAAAGCAACAAGAAGGGGACCGTCGTCACCATCACCGACGGGTTTTCAGATCCTGGGTGCGAGGTGCCGGCTCACCGATCGCTGTGAAATGCTTACCGAGTGAACAAGCATTCGATTGATATCGATGCATGCCCCTGTTGTGGCTACCGAACCGGCTGTGAGACCTGCCCCGTTTGTTTCTGGACCGACGACGGCCGACGCGACCAGGAGGCCGACATCGTGCGGGACGGCCCCAACGGCGATCTGACCCTCTCCCACGCTCGGCTCAACTTCGCCATCTACGGCGCCTGCCATCCCCGTTACCAGGACACCGTCCGCCCGCCGAGGCCCGACGAGCTGCCCTGACGATCCCCCCACCAGCCCCACCATCCGCCCCGTCGGCCGGAGCACCTCCGGCCGACGCCGACACCAGCGCCGGCACCGCATCGACGCCATCGAGACGTACGACGACGAGGCGACCCGCCCGTTTCGTGGCGGAACCGACGGATCGCGGCCAGGATGGACGGATGCCCGAGGGTGACACGGTGTGGCTGACCGCCCGCGTACTACAGGACACGCTGGCCGGCTCCCGGTTGACCGGATCCGACTTCCGGGTGCCGCGACTGGCCACCGTCGACCTGGCCGGCTGGCTCATAACGGAGTCGACCAGTCGGGGCAAGCACCTGCTCCTACGCCTGGCCGCCCCGGACGAGCGGCGGATGACCCTGCACTCGCACCTGCGGATGGAGGGCGCGTGGCGGACGTACGCCCCGGGCGAACGCTGGACCGGCGGCCCGGCCCACCTGATCCGGGTGGTGCTGCGTACCGCGGCGCGGGTCACTGTCGGCTACCACCTGCACGACCTGGCGCTGCTGCCAACCGCGACCGAGGCCGACCTGGTCGGCCACCTCGGGCCTGACCTGCTCGGCCCCGACTGGGACCCGGACGAGGCGATACGCCGACTCGCCGCCCACCCGGACACCGAGATCGCCGACGCCCTGCTCGACCAACGGAATCTCGCCGGCATCGGCAACGTCTACAAGTGCGAGGTGTTGTTCCTGCGCGGTGTCTCGCCGTGGGCTCCGGTACGCGACGTACCGGATCTGCCCGCCCTGGTGTCGCTGGCCCACCGACTGTTGACAGCCAACCGGAACCGGTGGACTCGGAGCACCACCGGCTCCACCCGACCCGGCCAGGCCGCCTACGTGTACGGCCGCCGGGGCCGCCCCTGTCTGCGCTGTGGCACTCCGATCCGGTCGACGGGACAGGGCGAGCGGATCACCTACTGGTGTCCGGTCTGTCAGCCGTCATCGGCCAACACCGCTTCTTGATCCACAGGTTGGGCAGGGCCCCTTCCTGCGCGGAGGGCGACAAGAAGGGGCCCTTCCTTGCACCTAGCAGGTGGGGACGGTGCCGCCGGTAACGGTGGAGATGTACGAGTGGCTCACGTACTGCCCGGTGGCGAGACGGTTCCACCGGGTCGTGGTGCCGTACGGGCCGCTGACCGACTGGCCGGTCACCCAGCACTCGATTGGCACCATGGCGTACGTCGCCGCGAATCCCTTGCTCGCGTAGCTGGTGCCCGGTCCACTGCGGATGTTGAGCGGGCCGCTGCCGATCCGCCCTCGGGGACCGGTGCCGGTCCACAGGTAGGCGACGTCGACCCAGGCGTTGTCGGTCAGCAGCAGCCCGTCCCAGAAGGTGCCGTCGGCCAGGTCGATGCCGGCCGGGCTGGCCACCGTACGACCGCGTTGGTCCTTGCCACCGTTGTAGCCGTCCTGGTAGGCGGCCTGCGCCTCGGGTTTGCCCTGCGGCAGGTCCTGCCACGACTCGCGGACCTCCGGCGGGTTCCAGTAGTCGTCCGTGGTGTTCCACGGCCCGACGTCCCAGACCGGCGCGTACTCGCATCGGCTGCCGCTGGTGGTGCAGACCCGAACGGTGTAGTCACCGGTGTTCTTCGGGGACAGGCCCCGCCGGGAGGGCAGGGCGACGAAGTGGTCCCGGGACGTGATCACGTGCCCGTTCGCGGTGGTGCGGCCGACCAGGCCCTCGCGAGTGGCGTACACCCGGTAGGTCAGGCCCGGGGTCGCGGCGGCCGTCACCGTCACCGTGTCGACGGCAGCCGGCCCCGTACCGGTGGCGGCGGTGGCAGGTGCCGCGGCCAGGACCGCGACGACGACGCCGGCCACCGCGGCGACCAGGCGTGGATGGGATCTGCGGTACGTCATGGCACACTCCTCGGGGGCCGACGGCCGACGTCAACCATTCGACGAATACAGAAACGTCGATCTGTTGGCCGTAGGGAACCACCGATGCAGTCAGCAGTCAAGAAGGAAACCTTCACAGGTGGGCCCAGCGGACCGGCACTACGGAGAATAGGCTGCCCGCCGTGGCACATCTCTTGAGGAACGTGGCGGCGACGATCAGCCGGCTGACCAGGAACCGCACTACGACCACCGGCACCCCGGGTGCCATTCCGGCGCAGATCGCCCGACGTCGCCAGGTCGGGGCACTACAACGCCGTCGCCTGATCTACGCCCCGGAACTGGACGGGCAGGCCGATCCGGGTGAGATCGTGTGGACCTGGGTGCCGTACGAGGACGATCCCCGCCAGGGCAAGGACCGTCCCGTACTGGTCGTTGGACGCCACAGCCGGACCCTGTTCGGCCTCATGCTCTCCAGCCAGAGCGACCGGGACGGCCAACGGCACTGGTTCGCCCTCGGCCCGGGCGAGTGGGACCGTGACAAGCGGGCCAGTTGGGTCCGGCTCGACCGGGTGCTCACCATGCGGGAGGACAGCATCCGGCGGGAGGGCGCGGTGCTGGACCGAGCCCGATTCGACCGGGTCAGCCAGGCACTGCGCGCTGGCTACGGCTGGTCCTGACTCCAGCCGTCACCTAACGTCGCCGTCGCCGTCACCGCCTGGGGGGCGGTGACGGCGACGACCAACTCCTCCACCGTATCCACCCGACACTTTCGGCAGTTATCCACTTACGGATAGTCGGCATTGCCGACTGGTGGTGGCGACCGCTCCGGCTGGGACTAGCCGTGCTCGGGCTGGTCCCCCGTGCCGACGAGCCGTCGCCCGGGGAGGAGCATGCTCATGTTCAAGAGGCTCGCGGCGATCCGCTCCGCGCGTACCGCGCAATCGACGACGCAGGGTGACCGGGCGATGGTGCCCTCGGCGCGCGCCACCACCGAACGTCCCACGGAACCGCCAGCGGCCCTGGACCCGGGCGCGCCCCCGGACTACTTCGGGTTCATCCCGAACTACGCCAACAGTCCCCTGCCCCGTCTCGATCCAGCCGGCCGAGCGGTGCCCGGCACCGGGATTCGCAAGTTCGTCGACTCGCTACCCGGCCTCGGCCCCGGACGGCAGAACGACCTGGGCAACTACCTGCCGATCGCGGTGCCCGACACCATCACCTACCCCGGCTGCGACTACTACGAGATCGGGTTGCAGCAGCACAGCCAGCAGTTGCACCGAGACCTCCAGGTGACCCGGCTCCGTGGCTATCGTCAGGTCAACAACGGTACCGACGCCAACGGCCACAACACGGTGACGCCGCCCGGTCGGGCACACCACCTCGGGCCGGTGATCATGGCGCACCGCAACCGCCCGGTACGGATCAAGTTCATCAACCAGTTGCCCACCGGCCCGGCCGGCAGACTCTTCCTGCCGGTCGACCCCACCGTGCCGGGTGCCGGCATCGGGCCGCTGAACGGAGCCGGACCGTTGGGCGGCACCGGGCCGCTGGCCGGGGCCGGGGCCGAGACCTATCCGCAGAACCGCGCGGTACTACACCTGCACGGCGGAGCCGCGCCGTGGATCAGCAGCGGGACGCCCGACCAGTGGCTCACCCCGGCCGGGGAGGCGACGCGGTACGCCACCGGGGCGGGGCTGGTCAACGTGCCGGACATGACGGAGCCGAACCAGGGCGCGGTGACCCTGTTCTATCCGAACCAGCAGAGCGGCCGACTGCTGTGGCTACACGACAACACCGCCGGCATCAGCCGGCTGACCGTCTACTCCGGACAGATTGGTCTCTATCTGCTCGACGACCCGGCGGAGCAGCGGCTGGTGGCCGACGGCATCCTGCCCACCGAGCAGATTCCGCTGGTGATCCAGGACAAGACGTTCGTGCCCGACGACGACCAACTGGCCGCCCAGGACCCGACCTGGGACCGGGCCGCGTGGGGGGCGCGCAGCAACCTGTGGTTTCCGCACGTCTACATGCCCAACCAGAACCCGTACAACGAGTCCGGGTCGAACCGGATGGGCCGCTGGGACTACGCACCGTGGTTCTGGCCGCCGTCCACCGGCACGGTGCACGGGCCGGTGCCCAACCCGTACCACGACCCGGACGCGGCCCCCTGGCAACCGCCGGTCGCCCCGGGCACGCCGAACCCGTCCATCGTGCCCGAGGCGTACCTGGACACCCCGCTGGTCAACGGCTGCGCCTACCCGTACCTGCGGGTGCTGCCGAAGGCGTACCGGTTCCGGATCCTGAACGCCTGCACCGACCGTGCGCTCAACCTCCAGCTCTACTACGCGGCCTCCAACGCCACGATGTGGAATCCGGACGGTTCGCTACACGACGGCGACGCTGGCGAGGTACCGATGGTGGAGGCGGCTGCGACGTCCGACTTCCCCCCGGAGTGGCCGACCGATGGCAGACCGGGTGGGGTGCCCGACCCGGCGGCGTCCGGGCCGGAGATGATCCAGGTCGGCAACGACGGCGGTCTGCTCCCCGCCCCGGTGGTGCTACCCAACCAGCCGATCAACTACGCCTACCACCGGCGGGAGGCCACGACGCTGAACGTCTCCGCCCATACCCTGCTGATCGGGCCGGGTGAACGTGCCGACGTGGTCGTCGACTTCTCGTCCGCACCCCCCGGCTCGAAGATCATCCTCTACAACGACTGCCCGGCACCGATTCCGGCCTTCGACGCCCGCTACGACTACTACACCGGGGCCGCCGACCAGACCCCGTACGGCGGGGCACCGACGACGCTGCACGGCTTCGGGCCGAACACCCGAACCCTCCTGCAGTTCCAGGTGGGCGGCACCCCGTCACCCCCGTTCGACCTGGCCGCGTTACAGGAACGGTTACCCCAGGCGTACGCCGCCAGCCAGCCGCCGCCGATCGTGCCACAGCAGGCGTACGACCGGGCGCTGGGCACCCGGACCGAGCGGAACACCTACGTGCCGATCCAGGACACCTCGATCACCTTCACCCCGCTCGACGGTATCGGGCCGGTGACCCTGCCGTTGCTACCGAAGGCGGTCGCGGAACAGTTCGAGTCCGAGTACGGCCGCACCTCCACCCGCCTCGGTGTCGAACTGCCCAGCACCAGTGCCCTGGTCCAGACGACCATCCCGTTTGGCTACGCCGATCCGCCGACGGAGACGCTCTTCGCCTCGGACCTCTCCACCCCGGTCGGGTCCGACGACGACGGCACCCAACTGTGGAAGGTCACCCATCACGGGATGGCCACCGAGTTCGTCCATTTCCACCACGTCAACGTCCAGCTCGTCAACCGGGTCTGCCGCAACGGGGTGATCCGACCGCCCGACCCCAACGAGTTGGGCTGGAAGGACACCGTACGGCTGAACCCGCTGGAGGACACCATCTTGGCGATGCGCCCAGCACTACCCGAGCCGCTGCCCTTCAAGATCACGGACAACGTACGGCTCGCCGACCCGACCCGGATCGCCGGCACCACCCAGGGGCTCGTACAGGTCGACCCGCACAGCGGCGAGCCGGCGTTGGTCACCAACCGAGAGGTCAACCTCGGCTGGACGTACGCCTGGCAGGGCCAACTCCTCGGCCACGCCGACGGGGAGATGGCCCGGCCACTGGTGCTACGGGTCTCACCCGCCGCGCCCACCGGGCTGACCGCCACCCCATCCCCCGGGTCGGCCACTCAGCTACCGGCGATCGCACTCGTCTGGACCAACAACGCCACTCGACCGGCGGCCACCATCAACCTGGTCCAGCGCGCCACCGACGTCACCTTCAGCACGAACCTCACCAACCTCAACGTCCCGGCCACCGCTGGTTCGCACACCGACTCGACGGTGACCCCCGGGGTGACCTACTACTACCGCATCCGGGCCGAGAACGCCGTCAGCTGTTCCGCCTGGTCCGGCACGGTCTCCACGGTGGTACGTCTGCTCGCGCCCACCAGCCTCACCGTGGCCGTGCCGGCAGCAGCACCGCTGCGGGCGAGTCTGGCCTGGACCAACCGTTCCTTTGCCACCAGCATCGACGTGCAGCGGGCCACCAACCCGACCTTCAGCGCGGGCCTGGTCACCCGGTCGATCCCGGTCACCGGCACCTATCTGGACAGCACCGTCGCCGGAAACACGACCTACTACCACCGGGTCCGCACCAGCTACCTCGGTGCCACGTCGCCCTGGTCCAACGTGGCCTCGGCGGCCACCCCCGCACCGCCGGCGACCCCGACGAATCTCACCGTCACCGCCGTGGCAGCCGGTACGGACGCGGCCACCGTCGAACTGGGCTGGATTGAGCCGAGCGGCGGCGTGGTCGGCGGCTGCACCATCCAACGGGCCGCCGATCCGAGCTTCACCACCGGCCTGGCGACCTTCAGCGTCAGCGGCGCGAGCCGCTGTTTCAGCAACACGGGCCTGACCCGCGCTACGACGTACTACTACCGCATCCGGGCCGGCAATGCCGCCGGGCTCTCCGCCTTCACCGCACCGGTCTCCGTCACCACTCCGCCGTGACCACTTCGGCCGGCACCACCGGTGCTCTCAGTGGCTCGCCTGGGGTGTGCTCCGGCCGGTTGGTGGCCCCGACGCCGGATCACCCCACACACGCAGCTCAGCCAGGCTGGTGGCAACGCCGTGCAATAGCGCGGTGGCCTCGTCGAGCTGCGCGGCGGCAGGATGTTCCTCGGCGATCCGGCCCTCCTCGGCCAGATAGCCAGCCGCCGCCGCGACCAGCTTCTCGTAGGCCGTCACTCCCCTGTCGAGCTGCTCGGCCAGGTTGCGGTGGGCCGCTCTCAGCGCGGAACGGGACTCGTCCGGGGCGCACCGTAGCGACTTCTCCACACCGGCCACCCGGTTGGCCAGCTCGCGTAGCGACCGTTCCGCGACGGCGGCCTCCAGCACCGCAGGCGCGGCGGGACCGGTCAGCCGGTCGGCGAAGCCGGCCAGCGTCGAGGTGGCCCGATTCAGCCGGGCCCACGGACGGGCGGCGGCGGATCCGCGCAACGCCAGCCGGGACCGCCCCCGACGTACCCCGGTCAGCACCCCGCGGCCGACTGGCAGCCGTTCGACCGCCGCGACCAGCCGCTGCTCGGCCGACCGTTGGTCGGGGGGCGGCGGCGCCGGCTGCGCGGCGAGCGCCCGCAGGTCGGACCAGCGCCACAGGGCCAGGGCGATGGAACCACCGGCGGCAGCGGCCCAGGCCGCGTCCGGCAACCCCAAACCGCTGTACGGAGTGAGAATCGCCGTGGCACCGCCCAGTCCACCGCCCAACACACTCCATCGCCGGGCGGACCGGCGAAGCTTGCGCAACCGCCGAAAGTAGCGAGCCCGCTGGTCCGCCACGACTGCCCTCCTGCCTCAGTCCGGCAGCCTCAGCTGGCGGCGCTGGTGTCGCCCGTGCCCTTCTCCCGGGCCATGCTGGCCCGGATCTCGTCCAGCCGGGCGACGCTGGCCGGGTCCGTGGCCGGTGCGTTCTGGGCGATACCGGCCTGGGCCGGAGCGCCGGCCAGCTTCTCGCCCGCCATGCTCGACCGGATCTGCTCCAACCGGGATGAGCCGGCCAGGTCCAGCGTGCTCTTCTGGACCTCCAGCATCCGCCCCTCGACCGAGTTACCGGCCAGTTCGGCGCGACCCATCGCGTTGGCGTACCGCCGCTCGATCTTCTCGCGTACCTCGTCCAGGGACGGGGTGTTGCCGGGAGCCGCCAGTGACGACATCGACTCCAGCGAGCGGGCCACGCTCTCCTGCATCTTGGCCTGTTCGAGCTGGCTGAGCAGCTTGGTGCGCTCGGCCAGCTTCTGCTGGAGGATCATCGAGTTGTTCTCCACCGCCTGCCGGGCCTGGGCGGCGGCACCAATGGCCTGATCGTGCAGGGCCTTCAGGTCCTCGGCCGACTGCTCGGCGGAGACGAGTTGGGTGGCGAGGGTCTGGGCTGTCTGCTCGTACTTGGTGGCCTCCGCCTCGTCACCGGCGGACCGGGACCGGTCGGCGAGCACCAGCGCCTGCCGGGCCATCGCCTGAAGGCGCTCGACCTCGGACATCTGCCGGGACAGCCGCATCTCCAGTTGGCGCTGGTTGCCGATGACCGCAGCAGCCTGCTGGACCAATGCCTGGTGCTGGCGCTGCGCCTCCTCGATGGCCTGCTGGATCTGCACCTTGGGATCGGCGTGCTCATCGATCTTGGCGCCGAACAACGCCATCAGGTAACGCCAGCCCTTGACGAACGGGTTCGCCATATTCGCAGTATCCCCTCAGTGTCATCGCCTCTGCCGAGCGCGCCGGATCGACCTGGCGAACGGCGCGTGGCTTCCCATGGTCCCAGCCTGACGCCACCCCCCGGCAAAAAACCGTGGGGGGATACCAGTCGGATGGGTGCCGTGCCGCCACCCTACGCGGGCCGGAACGCGCACAGCCACCGTCGGCAGGGGTTGTATCGGTGCTGCGGTGGGGGCTCAGGCGGCGCGAACGACGGCGCGCGGCTCGGAGTTGGCCGACCGGACCCGGCGGGTCGTTCGCAGCGTGGCCTTCAGCGGCGACTCCTGGCGGACCGAGACGGAGACGTTGCCGTCGGTCGTCACCCGATGCACCGGCGCGGTCGGTGTCACCCGACGTGCGCCCAGGCCGGCACCAGCGCTGGCCATCGCTGGTTCGGGTGCGGCAGGGGTGGCCGCCGTCGAAGTGGCGGGGACGGCCGATGTGCCAGAGGTGGCCTGCTCGGCGACCGTGCTGGCGGTGCCGGACGTCGGCTGTTCGGTGACCGGCACGAGCACGCCGGCCATCTGCTCGGCTAGGGCGACGGTGTCACCGACCTCGCGCAGCAACTCGGAGAGCTGCGCACCGAGGGCGGCGCAGATGGCGGCGAGCAGTTCGCTCGACGCCTCCTTCTGCCCCCGTTCGACCTCGGACAGATAGCCCAGGCTCACGTTGGCCGCGGAGGAAACCTCACGCAGGGTCCGGTGCTGGCCCTGTCGGCGGGCGCGCAAGGCGTCACCGATCACCCGGCGTAGCAAGATCATCGCACCTCCCCCTCACGCGGGACGACTTCCCCGCACCAGCAACGGCACCGGCTACCGCCAGAGCCTTTCCGCAACCGTACCCGGTACCGACCACCGCGACATCCCAGCGCCGCACCGAATCTGCCCGCGGCTCCCGTTCGTCCCGGGTCCTTCCCGTCGTGCCGATCCGATCAGCGTGCCGGCCGGCGCAGCGGTCGCCATGTGCCGGCCGTCTCCAGCGGCACCGGCGGGTCATCCCGCACGATCGACCGTCAACCGGCCGGAGCAGCGTGGATCTGGTCTGCGAGCAGTCGTAACGCGTCGGTCACCGTGTCGGTGCGAATCGCCAACCGATCACCGTCGAGGTCGAGTTCGCGGACCACCGCGCCGGTGGGGCCGGACACCGCCACGAAGACCATGCCGACGGGCTTGCCGCCCTGCGGTTCGGGACCGGCCACGCCGGTGGTCGCCACCCCCCAGTCGGTCCCGCACCGCTGCCGGACCCCCTCGGCGAGTGCCAGCGCCACGTCCGGATCCACCGGGCCCCGTTCCGCCAGCAAACCGTCCGGTACGCCGGCCAGGGAGGCCTTCAGATCGGTGGCGTAGACCACCAACCCGCCCCGGAAGACGGCGCTGGCCCCGGCGACATCCACGATCGTGGCGGCCAGCAGCCCACCGGTGAGCGACTCGACGACGCCGAAGGTCTCCCCCCGATCGACGAGCGCGTGTACGACGGCTGCCGCCGGGCTTCCCACCGGTGGCTCGACACTCTCTGCCATCTTCGCTACCTCATCCCGCCCGCCGCCGCAGGCGCAGCGCCCGCACCACGTAGTCGAGGCCGGTCAGCAGGGTCACCACGACGGCGGCTCCCATGATCCACGGCCCGATCCAGGCCACCGCCGCCGGAACCGGCCACAGGTACCAGACGATCGCCAGGATCTGCACCGCCGTCTTGATCTTGCCGCCGTGGCTGGCGGCGATGACACCATGCCGGATCACCCAGAAGCGGATCAGGGTGACACCGAACTCCCGGGCCAGGATCACCAGGGTGACCCACCAGGGGAGCTGGTCGTACCAGGACAGCAGCACCAGTGCCGCCCCGGTCAGCGCCTTGTCCGCAATCGGGTCGGCGACCTTACCGAAGGAGGTCACCAGCCCGAACCGACGGGCGATCCACCCATCCGCCAGATCGGTCATCGAGGCGAACGCGAAGGTCAGACAGGCGGCGATCCGACCACTGGAATCGGCCATGCCGGAGACGACGACCAGCGCCATGAAGACCGGCACCAACAGCAGGCGCAATGCGGTAAGGGCGTTGGCCGCATTGACGACCGGCACCGTACGGACCGTGGCAGCCGGCGCGGGGTCGGTCGCCTCGGTCACGGTCTCACCTCGTTCCACCCGGGGCCGCCGCCGCCGAGATCATCTCCTCCGGTACGGCGATCAGGTCGACCCCCTCGGTGCCGGTGACGGTGGCCCGAACCAGGTCACCCGGGCGCAGTGCGGCCAGGTCGACCCCGCCCTCGGCCGGGGCGACCAGGGTGGTCGAACCATCCACCTCCGGCGCCTGGTGGGCGGCCCGCCCCTCCACGACGCCGTCGCTGATCGAGTCGACCAGCACCTCGACGGTGGACCCGAGACGTTCCTCGGCCCGCTGGGAACACAACTCGTCGGCCAACGCGCTCAGCCGGTCGTAGCGCCGTTTGATCGTCGCCGCCGACACCTTGCCCGGCAGCCCGGCCGCCTCGGTACCGTCCTCGTCGCTGTAGTCGAACATGCCGATCGCGTCGAGCCGCGCCTCGGTCAGGAAGCGGACCAATTCTTCGACGTCGCCGCGGGTCTCGCCCGGAAAGCCGACGATGAAGTTGCTCCGCGCTCCGGCCTCCGGCGCCAACGCCCGCACCGAGGCGAGCAGGTCGAGGAACCGGTCGGTCGACCCGAAACGGCGCATCCGGCGCAGCACCGGCTCGGCGGAGTGCTGGAACGAAAGATCGAAGTAGGGGGCGACGCCCGGCGTGGTGGCGAGCGCCTCCACCAGCCCCGGGCGGGTCTCCGCCGGTTGCAGGTAACTCGCCCGGACCCGGACGATCCCGGACACGGCGGCGAGCTGCGGCAGCAGCTTCTCCAGCAGCCGGGGATCGCCGAGGTCCTTGCCGTACGAGGTGGAGTTCTCGCTGACCAGCACCAACTCCCGTACCCCCGACTTGGCCAGCCATTCGGCCTCGGCGAGCAGTTCGTCCGGGGTACGGGAGACGAACGCCCCACGGAACGCCGGAATGGCACAGAACGCGCACCGGCGGTCGCAGCCACTGGCCAGCTTGAGCGACGCGACCGGGCCGGAATCGAGCCGATGTCGCAACACCGGTCGCAGATGGGCCGGAGTGTGCTCGTCGGCGACCAGCCCTTCCCGCGTGGGCGCACCGCCACCGTGGCCGGGCACCACCACGGCGCTGCCGTGCCGGGACACCGGCGTCAGTGGCAACAACTCCCGACGGTCCCGGGGGGTGTGCGCGTCGAGTCGCTCCCCGGCGACCACCGCGTCGAGTCGGGCCGAGATGTCGGGATAGTCGTCGAAGCCCAGCACCGCCTGCGCCTCGGGGAGACTGTCGGCCAGCTCCCGCCCGTAGCGCTCGGCCATGCAGCCGGCGGCCACCACCTTGGCCCCGGTGTCGGCGGCGGCGAGCAGGGTCTGGATCGAATCCTGCTTGGCCTTCTCCACGAACCCGCAGGTGTTGACCAACACCACGTCGGCGCGTTCACCGTCGGTGGTCACCTGCCAACCGTCGGCGTGCAACCTGGCCGCCAGCTCCTCCGAGTCGACCTCGTTACGGGCACAGCCCAGGGTAAGCAGCGCGACCCGGCGGCCGTCGGTCGAGGAAGAGGAAGTGG is a window of Micromonospora polyrhachis DNA encoding:
- a CDS encoding CPCC family cysteine-rich protein, with the translated sequence MNKHSIDIDACPCCGYRTGCETCPVCFWTDDGRRDQEADIVRDGPNGDLTLSHARLNFAIYGACHPRYQDTVRPPRPDELP
- a CDS encoding Fpg/Nei family DNA glycosylase produces the protein MPEGDTVWLTARVLQDTLAGSRLTGSDFRVPRLATVDLAGWLITESTSRGKHLLLRLAAPDERRMTLHSHLRMEGAWRTYAPGERWTGGPAHLIRVVLRTAARVTVGYHLHDLALLPTATEADLVGHLGPDLLGPDWDPDEAIRRLAAHPDTEIADALLDQRNLAGIGNVYKCEVLFLRGVSPWAPVRDVPDLPALVSLAHRLLTANRNRWTRSTTGSTRPGQAAYVYGRRGRPCLRCGTPIRSTGQGERITYWCPVCQPSSANTAS
- a CDS encoding type II toxin-antitoxin system PemK/MazF family toxin, yielding MAHLLRNVAATISRLTRNRTTTTGTPGAIPAQIARRRQVGALQRRRLIYAPELDGQADPGEIVWTWVPYEDDPRQGKDRPVLVVGRHSRTLFGLMLSSQSDRDGQRHWFALGPGEWDRDKRASWVRLDRVLTMREDSIRREGAVLDRARFDRVSQALRAGYGWS
- the pspM gene encoding phage shock envelope stress response protein PspM, which encodes MADQRARYFRRLRKLRRSARRWSVLGGGLGGATAILTPYSGLGLPDAAWAAAAGGSIALALWRWSDLRALAAQPAPPPPDQRSAEQRLVAAVERLPVGRGVLTGVRRGRSRLALRGSAAARPWARLNRATSTLAGFADRLTGPAAPAVLEAAVAERSLRELANRVAGVEKSLRCAPDESRSALRAAHRNLAEQLDRGVTAYEKLVAAAAGYLAEEGRIAEEHPAAAQLDEATALLHGVATSLAELRVWGDPASGPPTGRSTPQASH
- a CDS encoding PspA/IM30 family protein, which encodes MANPFVKGWRYLMALFGAKIDEHADPKVQIQQAIEEAQRQHQALVQQAAAVIGNQRQLEMRLSRQMSEVERLQAMARQALVLADRSRSAGDEAEATKYEQTAQTLATQLVSAEQSAEDLKALHDQAIGAAAQARQAVENNSMILQQKLAERTKLLSQLEQAKMQESVARSLESMSSLAAPGNTPSLDEVREKIERRYANAMGRAELAGNSVEGRMLEVQKSTLDLAGSSRLEQIRSSMAGEKLAGAPAQAGIAQNAPATDPASVARLDEIRASMAREKGTGDTSAAS
- a CDS encoding helix-turn-helix domain-containing protein, with the translated sequence MILLRRVIGDALRARRQGQHRTLREVSSAANVSLGYLSEVERGQKEASSELLAAICAALGAQLSELLREVGDTVALAEQMAGVLVPVTEQPTSGTASTVAEQATSGTSAVPATSTAATPAAPEPAMASAGAGLGARRVTPTAPVHRVTTDGNVSVSVRQESPLKATLRTTRRVRSANSEPRAVVRAA
- a CDS encoding CinA family protein; the protein is MAESVEPPVGSPAAAVVHALVDRGETFGVVESLTGGLLAATIVDVAGASAVFRGGLVVYATDLKASLAGVPDGLLAERGPVDPDVALALAEGVRQRCGTDWGVATTGVAGPEPQGGKPVGMVFVAVSGPTGAVVRELDLDGDRLAIRTDTVTDALRLLADQIHAAPAG
- the pgsA gene encoding CDP-diacylglycerol--glycerol-3-phosphate 3-phosphatidyltransferase, with product MTEATDPAPAATVRTVPVVNAANALTALRLLLVPVFMALVVVSGMADSSGRIAACLTFAFASMTDLADGWIARRFGLVTSFGKVADPIADKALTGAALVLLSWYDQLPWWVTLVILAREFGVTLIRFWVIRHGVIAASHGGKIKTAVQILAIVWYLWPVPAAVAWIGPWIMGAAVVVTLLTGLDYVVRALRLRRRAG
- the rimO gene encoding 30S ribosomal protein S12 methylthiotransferase RimO; the protein is MSATSSSSTDGRRVALLTLGCARNEVDSEELAARLHADGWQVTTDGERADVVLVNTCGFVEKAKQDSIQTLLAAADTGAKVVAAGCMAERYGRELADSLPEAQAVLGFDDYPDISARLDAVVAGERLDAHTPRDRRELLPLTPVSRHGSAVVVPGHGGGAPTREGLVADEHTPAHLRPVLRHRLDSGPVASLKLASGCDRRCAFCAIPAFRGAFVSRTPDELLAEAEWLAKSGVRELVLVSENSTSYGKDLGDPRLLEKLLPQLAAVSGIVRVRASYLQPAETRPGLVEALATTPGVAPYFDLSFQHSAEPVLRRMRRFGSTDRFLDLLASVRALAPEAGARSNFIVGFPGETRGDVEELVRFLTEARLDAIGMFDYSDEDGTEAAGLPGKVSAATIKRRYDRLSALADELCSQRAEERLGSTVEVLVDSISDGVVEGRAAHQAPEVDGSTTLVAPAEGGVDLAALRPGDLVRATVTGTEGVDLIAVPEEMISAAAAPGGTR